The window AATCGTAGCCCCGGCTGCCTCGATTGCCAAGCATTCCATCTTCCCCGCCGGCTGATTGTCGCCCACATGGCGGAAAAGATTGTTTTCAGACTTATTCGCGACCCAAAGTCACGCCCCAGGGCAAAAGTCTTCCCCCGCCCGATACGCGACTGGCGCGTGATGGCGACGTCCCGTTCGAGAAAAATCCAGCCTGGACAATGAGATAGGGCGAATCCGGATCGATCCCGGCGTAGAGCGCGCCGGTCCGTTTCCCGAACGCCCCGCCCGACAGCGGCCACCATGCGCAGAATGCTTGCGCCCGATGCCGGCTGTTCTTATATACGCGCCAAGCCGTTCGGCGCCGGAAGCCGGTTGCCGGAACGGAATTTCTTGTGAACAGGGGCTTTCGCCGGAACGCCTGATCCAGGGTCCTGATAGCCTGCTTAGCGGAGAGACTTGAACAATGGCAAAAGTAATCGGTATCGACCTCGGAACCACCAACTCCTGTATCGCCATCATGGACGGCAAGGAGCCCAAGGTAATCGAGAATGCGGAGGGCGCGCGCACGACCCCTTCCATCGTCGCCATTTCGAGCGACGGCGAACGTCTCGTCGGCCAGCCGGCCAAGCGCCAGGCGGTCACCAATCCGGAAAACACCATCTTCGCGGTCAAGCGCCTCATCGGCCGCCGCTATGACGATCCGGTAACGGAGAAGGACAAGAAACTTGTCCCCTACAGAATCGTCAAGGGCGACAATGGCGACGCCTGGGTCGAGGCCGGCGGCAAGAAGCAGTCGCCCAGCCAGATCTCGGCCATGATCCTGCAGAAGATGAAGGAAACGGCGGAAGCCTATCTCGGCGAGAAGGTCGAGAAGGCGGTCATCACCGTTCCGGCCTATTTCAACGACGCCCAGCGCCAGGCGACCAAGGACGCCGGCAAGATCGCCGGCCTGGAAGTGCTGCGCATCATCAACGAGCCGACAGCCGCAGCGCTCGCCTACGGCCTCGAGAAGAAGGAAGGCAAGACCATCGCCGTCTATGACCTTGGCGGCGGCACCTTCGACATTTCGGTGCTCGAAATCGGCGACGGCGTCTTCGAGGTGAAATCGACCAATGGCGACACCTTCCTCGGCGGCGAGGACTTCGACATGCGCCTGGTCGAGTATCTGGCGGCCGAGTTCAAGAAGGAACAGGGCATCGACCTCAAGGCCGACAAGCTTGCACTGCAGCGCCTGAAGGAAGCGGCCGAGAAGGCCAAGATCGAGCTGTCGTCGACGACGCAGACCGAGATCAACCTGCCCTTCATCACCGCCGACGCCACCGGGCCGAAGCACCTGACGATGAAGCTCACACGCGCCAAGTTCGAGAGCCTGGTCGAGGACCTCGTGCAGCGCACGATCGATCCCTGCAAGGCGGCGCTCAAGGATGCCGGCCTGAAGGCGGGAGAGATCGACGAAGTGGTGCTGGTCGGCGGCATGACCCGCATGCCCAAGATCCAGGAGATCGTGAAGCAGTTCTTCGGCAAGGAGCCGCACAAGGGCGTCAACCCGGATGAAGTCGTGGCGCTCGGCGCCGCCATCCAGGCCGGCGTGCTGCAGGGCGACGTCAAGGACGTGCTGTTGCTCGACGTGACGCCGCTGTCGCTCGGCATCGAGACGCTGGGCGGCGTGTTCACCAGGCTGATCGAACGCAACACTACGATCCCGACCAAGAAGAGCCAGGTGTTCTCGACCGCCGAGGACTCGCAAAGCGCGGTGACCATCCGCGTCTTCCAGGGCGAGCGCGAAATGGCGGCAGACAACAAGCTGCTCGGCCAGTTCGACCTGGTCGGCATCCCGCCGGCGCCGCGCGGCGTGCCGCAGATCGAGGTCACCTTCGACATCGACGCCAACGGCATCGTCAACGTCTCGGCCAAGGACAAGGGCACCGGCAAGGAGCACCAGATCCGCATCCAGGCCTCTGGCGGCCTGTCCGACGCCGACATCGAGAAGATGGTGAAGGACGCCGAAGCCAATGCCGAGGCCGACAAGAAGCGTCGTGCCCTCGTCGAGGCCCGCAACCAGGCCGAGGCGCTGGCGCATTCGTCCGAGAAGTCGCTGAAGGAATATGGCGAAAAGGTCTCGGAGGCCGACCGCACCGCGATCGCCGACGCCATCGCCGCGCTGAAGACTGCCGCCGAAGGCGAAGACGTGGCCGATATCGAGGCCAAGTCGCAGTCGCTCGCCGAAGCTTCGATGAAGCTCGGCCAGGCCATGTACGAGGCCTCGCAGAAGGAAGCGGCCGAAGCCGACGCCAAGGCGGACGCCGCCAAGGACTCGGATGTGGTCGACGCCGACTTCGAGGAAATCGACGAAAACGACGACAAGAAGAAGTCGGCCTAAGCCGGCTGACGGCAAATAATGCGAAAAGCCCGGCGCAAGGCCGGGCTTTTTTGCAACCTCAGTTGAAAAAGTGCGGGCTTCGCTGAAAAAGTAACGGAAAACTACGAACAAGCGCACGCCGGCTCTGGCATCCGGGCGGCATCGCTCCTAAATCGAAGCAACGTGCCGGCAAACGACGCCAACAATGCTTGAAGACATTGAGCATCCGGAC is drawn from Mesorhizobium sp. B1-1-8 and contains these coding sequences:
- the dnaK gene encoding molecular chaperone DnaK; translated protein: MAKVIGIDLGTTNSCIAIMDGKEPKVIENAEGARTTPSIVAISSDGERLVGQPAKRQAVTNPENTIFAVKRLIGRRYDDPVTEKDKKLVPYRIVKGDNGDAWVEAGGKKQSPSQISAMILQKMKETAEAYLGEKVEKAVITVPAYFNDAQRQATKDAGKIAGLEVLRIINEPTAAALAYGLEKKEGKTIAVYDLGGGTFDISVLEIGDGVFEVKSTNGDTFLGGEDFDMRLVEYLAAEFKKEQGIDLKADKLALQRLKEAAEKAKIELSSTTQTEINLPFITADATGPKHLTMKLTRAKFESLVEDLVQRTIDPCKAALKDAGLKAGEIDEVVLVGGMTRMPKIQEIVKQFFGKEPHKGVNPDEVVALGAAIQAGVLQGDVKDVLLLDVTPLSLGIETLGGVFTRLIERNTTIPTKKSQVFSTAEDSQSAVTIRVFQGEREMAADNKLLGQFDLVGIPPAPRGVPQIEVTFDIDANGIVNVSAKDKGTGKEHQIRIQASGGLSDADIEKMVKDAEANAEADKKRRALVEARNQAEALAHSSEKSLKEYGEKVSEADRTAIADAIAALKTAAEGEDVADIEAKSQSLAEASMKLGQAMYEASQKEAAEADAKADAAKDSDVVDADFEEIDENDDKKKSA